A genomic stretch from Sphingobacterium sp. ML3W includes:
- a CDS encoding trimeric intracellular cation channel family protein, with amino-acid sequence MITDANYFYLSDLLGTLFFAISGTLSAKRKDIDIFGAAFLGFVTAIGGGSMRDVFLNLRPVWVNDSNYLIAIFLGILIAIVFNRQLYGYYRTLTLFDAIGISFFTILGVQKSLNYESNVYAAIIFGMFTAVCGGMTRDILLNETPLIFKKEVYATACLAGGLIYILLVHLNFDLSWAAFIAAGVVFLVRMTAVKYRLYLPRLD; translated from the coding sequence ATGATAACTGATGCCAACTATTTTTATTTAAGCGATTTGCTTGGCACCTTATTTTTTGCAATATCGGGGACTTTATCCGCAAAACGTAAGGATATCGACATCTTTGGAGCTGCTTTTCTGGGCTTTGTGACAGCTATTGGCGGAGGCTCCATGCGAGATGTATTTTTAAACCTACGTCCCGTTTGGGTCAACGATAGCAATTATCTAATAGCCATATTCTTGGGCATCTTGATTGCTATCGTATTCAATAGGCAGCTCTATGGTTACTATCGCACCCTAACACTTTTTGATGCCATAGGAATCAGCTTCTTTACTATCTTAGGTGTACAAAAGTCATTGAACTACGAAAGTAACGTCTATGCTGCCATCATTTTTGGAATGTTTACTGCTGTTTGTGGAGGCATGACACGAGATATTTTGCTCAATGAGACACCATTGATCTTTAAAAAGGAAGTCTATGCAACAGCCTGCTTGGCAGGTGGATTAATTTACATTCTACTCGTTCACCTCAACTTTGATTTATCCTGGGCCGCTTTTATTGCCGCTGGCGTTGTTTTCCTTGTTCGGATGACTGCGGTCAAATACAGATTATATCTTCCCCGATTGGATTGA
- the def gene encoding peptide deformylase: MKLPIVAYGDPVLRKVAEEIDEDYPDLKKLIDDMYDTMYAAHGVGIAAPQVGLPIRMFVIDATPFAEDDEENKEMLKSFKRVFINPIMVEESGEKWAFGEGCLSIPDINEDVLRHKNIRINYLDENFEEHEVDLTGLAARVVQHEYDHLEGKLFTDKLSTLKKTMLKSKLDAIAKGNIRVSYKMKFPQQKKKR; encoded by the coding sequence ATGAAACTTCCGATAGTGGCGTATGGCGACCCTGTATTGAGAAAGGTCGCTGAAGAAATAGATGAAGACTATCCCGATTTAAAAAAATTGATTGATGATATGTATGATACCATGTATGCCGCGCATGGTGTTGGGATTGCTGCACCACAAGTGGGTCTGCCAATACGTATGTTTGTTATTGATGCGACACCGTTTGCGGAGGATGACGAAGAGAATAAAGAAATGCTTAAGTCTTTCAAAAGAGTTTTCATCAACCCGATTATGGTCGAAGAATCCGGTGAAAAATGGGCCTTTGGTGAAGGCTGCCTAAGTATACCAGATATTAACGAAGACGTGCTTCGTCACAAAAATATTCGCATTAATTATTTGGATGAGAATTTTGAAGAACATGAAGTGGATCTAACTGGACTGGCTGCACGTGTCGTTCAACACGAATACGATCATCTTGAAGGTAAATTGTTTACGGACAAACTAAGTACACTTAAGAAAACAATGTTGAAGAGCAAATTGGATGCGATTGCCAAAGGCAATATCCGAGTGAGTTATAAAATGAAATTCCCACAACAAAAGAAAAAGCGTTAG